Proteins encoded in a region of the Lathamus discolor isolate bLatDis1 chromosome Z, bLatDis1.hap1, whole genome shotgun sequence genome:
- the SPIN1 gene encoding spindlin-1, with protein sequence MKTPFGKSPGQRSRADAGHTGVSASMMKKRTSHKKHRNNVGPSKPISQPRRNIVGCRIQHGWKEGSGPVTQWKGTVLDQVPVNPSLYLIKYDGFDCVYGLELHKDERVSALEVLPDRVASSRISDAHLADTMIGKAVEHMFETEDGSKDEWRGMVLARAPIMNTWFYITYEKDPVLYMYQLLDDYKEGDLRIMPDSNDSPPAEREPGEVVDSLVGKQVEYAKEDGSKRTGMVIHQVEAKPSVYFIKFDDDFHIYVYDLVKTS encoded by the exons GTCATACAGGAGTGTCTGCCAGCATGATGAAGAAACGAACTTCCCACAA AAAGCATAGAAACAATGTGGGACCAAGCAAACCTATTTCTCAGCCACGAAGAAATATTGTAGGCTGCAGAATACAGCatggatggaaagaaggtaGTGGACCTGTAACACAGTGGAAGGGCACAGTTCTTGATCAAGTTCCTGTAAATCCGTCTCTCTATCTTATAAAGTATGATGGATTTGACTGTGTGTATGGACTAGAACTGCACAAAGATGAAAGAGTTTCAGCACTTGAAGTTCTTCCAGACAGAGTTG CTTCATCTCGAATAAGTGATGCCCACCTGGCAGATACAATGATTGGTAAAGCTGTGGAACATATGTTTGAGACAGAGGATGGCTCAAAAGATGAATGGAGGGGGATGGTTTTGGCTCGAGCTCCTATTATGAACACGTGGTTTTATATTACCTATGAGAAAGATCCCGTCTTGTACATGTACCAACTCTTAGATGATTATAAAGAAGGTGACCTTCGCATTATGCCTGATTCAA ATGATTCACCTCCTGCAGAACGGGAACCAGGTGAAGTTGTAGACAGCCTCGTAGGCAAACAAGTGGAATATGCCAAagaagatggctcaaaaaggaCTGGCATGGTCATTCATCAAGTTGAAGCCAAACCATCTGTCTATTTCATCAAGTTTGATGATGATTTCCATATTTATGTCTACGATTTGGTGAAGACATCCTAG